In Amaranthus tricolor cultivar Red isolate AtriRed21 chromosome 3, ASM2621246v1, whole genome shotgun sequence, a single window of DNA contains:
- the LOC130809204 gene encoding LOW QUALITY PROTEIN: light-regulated protein 1, chloroplastic (The sequence of the model RefSeq protein was modified relative to this genomic sequence to represent the inferred CDS: deleted 2 bases in 1 codon): MVIWQGFFVIEVLVITKLLSKLSKYYKLQPHLTYFLYQPTHKHRINIHHLNPKPFFPSKSSIFVGSPCKITTSIASTRTSPIKATSSVPFQSLAFNYNSPFSVFPAEACEIVEGDACAAVMYPDSRLNLMPQKMMSGNNKTVSEQVEREYFDYNTDPKSVLRGEACDDLGGEFCEAPYMKGVY, from the exons ATGGTTATTTGGCAAGGCTTCTTTGTGATTGAAGTATTAGTTATTACCAAACTCTTATCCAAACTCTCAAAATACTATAAATTACAACCTCATCTCACCTATTTTCTATATCAACCAACCCACAAACATCGCATCAACATTCACCATCTTAATCCAAAACCATTTTTCCCATCTAAATCCTCCATTTTTGTTGGCTCTCCTTGTAAGATTACCACATCTATAGCTTCTACTCGCACATCTCCGATCAAAGCCACTTCTTCTGTACCCTTCCAATCGTTAGCTTTCAACTACAACTCTCCTTTCTC AGTATTTCCAGCAGAAGCATGTGAGATAGTTGAAGGAGATGCTTGTGCAGCAGTTATGTATCCTGACTCC AGGTTAAACTTGATGCCTCAAAAAATGATGAGTGGCAACAATAAAACAGTTTCTGAACAGGTTGAAAGGGAATACTTTGATTACAACACTGATCCCAAAAG TGTGCTAAGGGGAGAGGCATGTGATGACCTTGGAGGTGAATTTTGTGAGGCTCCTTATATGAAGGGAGTCTATTAG